One genomic region from Spiroplasma endosymbiont of Polydrusus cervinus encodes:
- a CDS encoding site-specific DNA-methyltransferase gives MKEFKTNLGKLINNDALSFVKTLENDSVDLILTDPPYLYDLPTRKKEQINYGEISKSINKYINAIYDNNLHNSFDINTYLDEFYRISKNKFMLIWMNRRQIKAYLDWVYKNNMNFDFYFWEKTNPMPTNNFIFQDKEYCMIIYSKKNPISNYIKNYENKKTIFKNPIGSSYKKTEHPTEKPLNIFGDLIKKHSKENDIILDPFMGSGTTAYACEQLKRKWLGCEINNNYFAIIEKRLNKIELKLNF, from the coding sequence ATGAAAGAATTTAAGACTAATTTAGGTAAGTTAATAAATAATGATGCTTTATCTTTTGTCAAAACATTAGAAAATGATAGCGTTGATTTAATATTAACTGATCCACCTTATTTATATGATTTACCAACAAGAAAAAAAGAACAAATAAATTATGGCGAAATATCAAAAAGTATAAATAAATATATTAACGCTATATATGATAATAATTTACATAATTCATTTGATATAAATACTTATTTAGATGAATTTTATCGAATTTCAAAAAATAAATTTATGTTAATTTGAATGAATAGAAGACAAATTAAAGCTTACTTAGATTGAGTTTATAAAAATAATATGAATTTTGATTTTTATTTTTGAGAAAAAACAAATCCAATGCCAACTAATAATTTTATTTTTCAAGATAAAGAATATTGTATGATTATTTATTCTAAAAAAAATCCAATATCAAACTATATAAAAAACTATGAAAATAAAAAAACAATATTTAAAAACCCAATAGGTTCATCTTATAAAAAAACAGAACACCCAACAGAAAAACCATTAAATATATTTGGCGATTTGATTAAAAAACATAGCAAAGAAAATGATATAATTTTAGATCCTTTTATGGGAAGTGGTACAACCGCATATGCTTGTGAACAATTAAAGAGAAAATGACTAGGTTGTGAAATAAATAATAATTATTTTGCAATTATAGAAAAAAGATTAAATAAAATAGAACTTAAATTAAATTTTTAA
- a CDS encoding lipoprotein, with protein sequence MCNNYNILSILGAIGLTATSTTSLISCEKPNNSENGE encoded by the coding sequence TTGTGCAATAATTATAACATTTTAAGTATTTTAGGAGCAATCGGATTAACAGCAACAAGTACAACATCATTAATTAGTTGCGAAAAACCAAATAATAGTGAAAACGGGGAGTAA
- the rpsT gene encoding 30S ribosomal protein S20, with protein sequence MANIKSQIKRVKTNAKANLANKSFKSSVKKAIKKAEIAINAQETNTPELVNTAISLVDKAVTKGIYHANKAARVKSKLMLKAQ encoded by the coding sequence ATGGCTAATATTAAATCACAAATTAAAAGAGTTAAAACTAATGCAAAAGCTAATTTAGCAAATAAATCTTTTAAATCATCAGTAAAAAAAGCAATTAAAAAAGCTGAAATTGCAATTAACGCTCAAGAAACAAACACACCAGAATTAGTTAATACTGCAATTAGTTTAGTTGACAAAGCAGTTACTAAAGGAATTTATCATGCTAATAAAGCCGCTCGTGTTAAAAGTAAATTAATGCTTAAAGCACAATAA
- a CDS encoding ribose-phosphate pyrophosphokinase yields MEEKSFSIYGLSAGIKLTDEICKILRVKRQEMETIRFADGEILVRAMNSVRGKDVYIIQSTSWPVNENLMELLIAIDALKRGSAQSINVIIPYFGYARQDRKARGRQPITCKLVANMLTTAGATRVMTVDLHSSQSMGFFDVPVDDLRLTQELVKRIMRKIEEDHIKEEVTIVSPDHGGLVRARNVADRLANLAGNIAVIDKRRPKSNVSEVQFILGDVKDRVCFIVDDMIDTAGTICNAAKALKQNGAKALYLLACHGVFSPPAKERLTEVIKDGTVKKVIVTNTIDINENRLFDGLEIISIADLISQMIKAMIEKRSLSDVYSSCNEKIKKLIEKMKK; encoded by the coding sequence ATGGAAGAAAAAAGTTTTAGTATATATGGCCTATCCGCGGGAATAAAATTAACTGATGAAATTTGTAAAATTTTACGTGTTAAAAGGCAAGAAATGGAAACAATTCGTTTTGCTGATGGTGAGATTCTGGTACGTGCAATGAATTCGGTACGCGGGAAGGATGTTTATATTATTCAATCAACATCTTGACCAGTTAATGAAAATTTAATGGAGTTATTAATTGCCATTGATGCGTTAAAACGTGGCAGCGCTCAAAGTATTAATGTGATAATCCCTTACTTTGGGTATGCTCGTCAAGATCGTAAGGCCCGTGGTCGTCAACCAATTACGTGTAAATTAGTAGCAAATATGTTAACAACAGCTGGGGCAACAAGGGTAATGACTGTTGATTTACATTCGTCACAATCAATGGGATTTTTTGATGTACCAGTTGATGATTTACGTTTAACTCAAGAACTAGTAAAAAGAATTATGCGGAAAATTGAAGAAGACCACATTAAAGAAGAGGTAACAATTGTTTCACCAGATCATGGCGGATTAGTTCGGGCACGGAATGTCGCTGATCGCTTAGCGAATTTAGCTGGGAATATTGCGGTAATTGATAAGCGCCGACCAAAATCAAATGTTAGCGAGGTTCAATTTATTTTAGGGGATGTTAAAGATCGTGTTTGTTTTATTGTTGATGATATGATTGATACGGCTGGAACAATTTGCAATGCAGCGAAAGCATTGAAACAAAATGGGGCAAAAGCATTGTATTTACTAGCTTGTCATGGGGTATTTTCACCACCAGCAAAAGAGCGTTTAACTGAAGTTATTAAAGATGGGACAGTTAAAAAAGTTATTGTTACAAATACAATTGATATTAATGAGAATCGTTTATTTGATGGTTTAGAAATTATTTCTATTGCTGATTTAATTTCACAAATGATTAAGGCGATGATTGAAAAACGTAGTTTATCTGATGTTTATTCAAGTTGTAATGAAAAAATAAAAAAATTAATTGAAAAAATGAAGAAATAA
- a CDS encoding NifU family protein — translation MTQKKQAKDIIDNLRPYINQDGGDIEFVEVKDDVVYVRLAGACVGCGLIDSTIKDGVEQIVKQEIPDIKAVEVIM, via the coding sequence ATGACACAAAAAAAACAAGCAAAAGATATTATTGATAATCTTCGCCCTTACATTAATCAAGATGGTGGTGATATTGAATTTGTAGAAGTTAAAGATGATGTTGTTTATGTTCGTTTAGCAGGAGCATGTGTTGGCTGTGGTTTAATTGATTCAACAATTAAAGATGGCGTAGAACAAATTGTTAAACAAGAAATTCCTGATATTAAAGCTGTTGAAGTTATTATGTAA
- a CDS encoding RpiB/LacA/LacB family sugar-phosphate isomerase, which yields MGTDSVTAVDYPDIGQAVGERVIQEQDSIGIVICETGIGISIAANKVKGIRAALCNETVLAKLAREHNNVNVLASGG from the coding sequence TTGGGAACAGATAGTGTGACGGCAGTTGACTATCCTGATATTGGTCAAGCTGTTGGGGAAAGAGTAATCCAAGAGCAAGATAGTATTGGAATTGTGATTTGTGAAACAGGCATTGGAATTTCAATTGCAGCAAATAAAGTAAAGGGGATTCGAGCAGCATTATGTAATGAAACAGTGTTAGCAAAATTAGCTCGCGAACACAATAATGTTAATGTTTTAGCATCAGGGGGCTAA
- the uvrB gene encoding excinuclease ABC subunit UvrB, giving the protein MFKLTSNYLPAGDQPLAIEKLTTNLLANKKHQVLLGATGTGKTFTMANVIENYQKPTLVMAHNKTLAMQLYVELKEMFPNNRVEYFVSNFDFYQPEAYLPGKDLYIDKDARQNMELDMMRLSAFNALTTRKDVIVVASVAAIYGAQDPNEYKKSFLQIDRNQKISKKDLANFLVSSGYARNDIELIPGSFSAKGDVIKIVPGWNIKTFIRIDLFGDEIDDLAYIDGITGDVTQRLSTVTIFPAQDYIISPERLVKGIKRIEAELKVGLEELKADGKIVEFQRLKQRTEYDLDSLRESGICSGIENYSRHLDLRSEGEAPYTLIDFFGDDFLTIIDESHMSLPQIRAMYNTDRSRKETLVNYGFRLKSALDNRPLNFDEFNQKLKNIIYVSATPGDYEVQLVDHKVAEQIIRPTGLLDPTVEVKSTTGQIDDIIEQVKIRWKKNERVFITALTIRMSEDLTSYLQEQNVKVAYLHSELKTLERTQILLDLRKGVYDCIVGVNLIREGIDIPEVSLICILDADKQGFLRNERSLVQTIGRAARNAEGHVILYADTISDAMQKAMQETARRRQIQEAYNLKYHITPTTIIKSIRDYSNIKRQEDKLQKIKNKKSKEYQTAKTALLADLRKEMYEASKKLDFERAAELRDIIIEIEAE; this is encoded by the coding sequence ATGTTTAAATTAACATCAAATTATTTACCAGCAGGTGATCAACCATTAGCAATTGAAAAATTAACTACCAATTTATTAGCAAATAAAAAGCATCAAGTTTTATTAGGAGCAACTGGAACGGGAAAAACATTTACGATGGCTAATGTTATTGAAAATTATCAAAAGCCAACGTTAGTAATGGCCCATAATAAGACATTAGCAATGCAATTATATGTTGAATTAAAAGAAATGTTTCCCAATAATCGTGTTGAGTATTTTGTTTCAAACTTTGATTTTTATCAACCAGAAGCTTATTTACCAGGGAAAGATTTATATATTGATAAAGATGCTCGCCAAAATATGGAATTAGATATGATGCGGTTAAGTGCTTTTAATGCGTTAACAACACGTAAAGATGTGATTGTTGTCGCATCGGTTGCTGCGATCTATGGGGCGCAAGATCCAAATGAATATAAAAAATCTTTTCTTCAAATTGATCGTAATCAAAAAATTAGTAAAAAGGATTTAGCTAATTTTTTAGTATCATCAGGATATGCCCGTAATGATATTGAATTAATTCCCGGTAGTTTTAGTGCAAAAGGGGATGTTATTAAAATTGTTCCAGGATGAAATATTAAAACTTTTATCCGCATTGATTTGTTTGGTGATGAAATTGATGATTTAGCTTATATTGATGGAATAACAGGTGATGTTACCCAACGGTTATCAACGGTAACAATTTTTCCAGCGCAAGATTATATTATTTCACCAGAACGGTTAGTCAAAGGAATTAAACGAATTGAAGCGGAGTTAAAAGTTGGGTTAGAAGAATTAAAAGCAGATGGAAAAATTGTTGAGTTTCAACGATTAAAACAACGGACAGAATATGACTTAGATTCCTTACGAGAAAGTGGCATATGTTCAGGGATTGAAAATTACTCGCGTCATTTAGATTTACGTTCAGAAGGGGAAGCCCCTTATACTTTGATTGATTTTTTTGGTGATGATTTTTTAACTATTATTGATGAGTCCCATATGTCATTACCCCAAATTCGGGCAATGTATAATACTGATCGAAGTCGAAAAGAAACATTAGTAAATTATGGCTTTCGTTTAAAAAGTGCATTGGATAATCGTCCTTTAAATTTTGATGAATTTAATCAGAAATTAAAAAATATTATTTATGTTTCAGCAACACCCGGTGATTATGAGGTCCAATTGGTTGATCACAAAGTTGCTGAACAAATTATTCGACCAACGGGTTTATTAGATCCAACTGTCGAAGTAAAATCAACAACAGGGCAAATTGATGATATTATTGAACAAGTAAAAATCCGTTGGAAAAAGAATGAACGGGTGTTTATTACAGCGTTAACAATTCGAATGTCTGAAGATTTAACAAGTTATTTACAAGAACAAAATGTTAAAGTTGCCTACTTACACAGTGAATTAAAAACCTTAGAGCGTACTCAAATCTTACTTGATTTACGAAAAGGTGTTTATGATTGTATTGTGGGTGTTAACTTAATTCGAGAAGGAATTGATATTCCAGAAGTTTCGTTAATTTGTATTCTTGATGCGGATAAGCAAGGCTTTTTACGTAATGAACGTAGTTTAGTTCAAACAATTGGTCGGGCAGCGCGGAATGCGGAAGGGCATGTTATTTTATATGCTGATACTATTTCTGATGCAATGCAAAAAGCAATGCAAGAGACAGCTCGTCGTCGTCAAATTCAGGAAGCATATAATTTAAAATATCATATTACGCCAACAACAATTATTAAAAGTATTCGTGATTATAGTAATATTAAACGCCAAGAAGATAAATTACAGAAGATTAAAAATAAAAAATCAAAAGAATATCAAACAGCGAAAACAGCATTATTAGCTGATTTACGAAAAGAAATGTATGAAGCAAGTAAGAAACTTGATTTTGAACGCGCCGCGGAATTACGCGATATTATTATTGAAATTGAAGCAGAATAA
- the hprK gene encoding HPr(Ser) kinase/phosphatase, with protein MTKFIVKDIVDKFCYEVLAGKDGINRAVKIYGLNRPGLELAGFDFEKNNINRRVILLSNKEQLFVNTLSEKVKRERYEYILNENIPMIILTEKFTDKILLEIAEKHSCPVARASNITTSRLYQLILEFFDEYFAPVTEEHASLINVFGKGILLRGKSGIGKSEMTLELIKKNHLFVGDDRIIIQQRNNRLYGQSHEMLKNLIEVRGLGILDLSKIYGLQVLLDETKIDLVIELIHLDDEQYKSIDRLGTEYKYIKILDTKIPIITIPVTYGRNVSELVETAVSKLKLDEAGISSLKK; from the coding sequence ATGACAAAGTTTATTGTAAAAGATATTGTTGATAAATTTTGCTATGAGGTTTTAGCAGGGAAAGATGGCATTAATCGGGCTGTTAAAATTTATGGCCTTAACCGGCCAGGGTTAGAATTAGCTGGCTTTGATTTTGAAAAAAATAATATTAATCGTCGGGTAATTTTATTATCAAATAAAGAACAATTATTTGTAAACACCTTAAGTGAAAAAGTAAAAAGAGAACGGTATGAATATATTTTAAATGAAAACATTCCGATGATTATTTTAACGGAAAAGTTTACGGATAAAATATTATTAGAAATTGCGGAAAAACATAGTTGTCCCGTTGCCCGTGCTAGCAATATTACAACAAGTCGTTTATACCAACTAATCTTAGAATTTTTTGATGAATATTTTGCTCCAGTAACAGAAGAGCATGCTTCGTTAATTAATGTTTTTGGGAAAGGAATTTTATTAAGAGGAAAATCTGGGATTGGAAAATCAGAAATGACATTGGAATTAATTAAAAAGAATCATTTATTTGTTGGGGATGATCGTATTATTATTCAGCAGCGAAATAATCGTTTATATGGGCAATCCCATGAAATGTTAAAAAATTTAATTGAAGTTCGTGGCTTAGGAATTTTAGATTTAAGTAAAATTTATGGTTTACAAGTGTTATTAGATGAAACAAAAATTGATTTAGTGATTGAATTAATTCATTTAGACGATGAACAATATAAATCAATTGATCGGTTAGGGACTGAATATAAATATATTAAAATTTTAGATACAAAAATCCCAATTATTACGATTCCAGTTACCTATGGTCGGAATGTTAGTGAATTGGTTGAGACGGCAGTTTCAAAATTGAAGTTAGATGAAGCGGGAATTTCTTCCCTAAAAAAATAG
- a CDS encoding transposase family protein, whose protein sequence is MARKGQKFNKYTAYFRKMIVQEVKNNSISFIAKKYQINKKTVASWYENFKKGILNTNKGPKESFEKRDLNYYKVRYELLKKLHDFYN, encoded by the coding sequence ATGGCAAGAAAAGGACAAAAATTTAATAAATATACAGCATATTTTCGAAAAATGATAGTACAAGAGGTTAAAAATAATAGTATAAGTTTTATTGCAAAAAAATATCAAATTAATAAAAAAACTGTTGCTTCATGGTATGAAAATTTTAAGAAAGGAATTTTAAACACCAATAAAGGTCCAAAAGAATCATTTGAAAAAAGAGATTTAAACTATTACAAAGTTAGGTATGAATTACTAAAAAAGCTTCATGACTTTTACAATTAA
- a CDS encoding DDE-type integrase/transposase/recombinase, with product MKENNIQAEYVKRMRRKILIKQNRNKNIIKYPDLVNRNFNDIKERFSILFTDVTYLIWNGKKHYQSTILDGYTKEIIDVKWSKFNNNKLVIDNLNDAINKIKKIKKDLNKIIIHSDHGYQYTSKDYNSKCLDNKIIISMGKNYHCADNIIIESFHSLLKKGTIHNKNYKSHNEYINDVKKWNKWYSNQKEKYIINESL from the coding sequence ATGAAAGAAAATAATATTCAAGCTGAATATGTAAAGCGTATGCGTAGAAAAATATTAATAAAACAAAATAGAAATAAAAATATAATTAAATATCCTGATTTAGTAAATCGTAATTTTAATGATATTAAAGAAAGATTTTCAATTTTATTTACTGATGTAACTTATTTAATTTGAAATGGTAAAAAACATTATCAATCAACAATACTTGATGGATATACTAAAGAAATTATTGATGTAAAATGATCAAAATTTAATAATAACAAACTTGTAATTGATAATTTAAATGATGCAATTAATAAAATTAAAAAAATAAAAAAAGATTTAAATAAAATAATAATTCATTCAGATCACGGATATCAATATACATCTAAAGATTACAATAGTAAATGTTTAGATAACAAAATTATAATTTCAATGGGTAAAAATTATCATTGTGCAGACAACATTATTATTGAAAGTTTTCATTCATTACTTAAAAAAGGAACAATCCATAATAAAAATTATAAATCTCATAATGAATATATTAATGATGTTAAAAAATGAAATAAATGATATTCAAACCAAAAAGAAAAATATATAATAAATGAAAGTTTGTAA
- the rlmB gene encoding 23S rRNA (guanosine(2251)-2'-O)-methyltransferase RlmB: MQKYIYIYGINPVMESLLNPTMKLNKLYLLLTGKHNDYYLKLAQERHLEVIFCSTDKMTTLVETNKHQNLVLEICKPENYSLITLTEKALQSKHPFLLVLDQISDPHNFGAILRTCDLFNVDGVIILDKRQVDINATVAKTSAGAFNYVPVCRVNNLTTGIESLKKQGFWIYATNLTTKAQKVGKLKYDTPVCLIVGNEATGISSKLLKHSDFNIYIPTTGHLDSLNVSVAAAILIYQIKMLQQ, encoded by the coding sequence ATGCAAAAATATATATACATTTATGGAATTAATCCTGTTATGGAATCGTTATTAAATCCGACAATGAAACTTAATAAACTATATTTATTGTTAACCGGGAAGCATAATGACTATTATTTAAAATTAGCTCAAGAGCGCCACCTTGAGGTTATTTTTTGTTCAACAGATAAAATGACAACCCTGGTTGAAACAAACAAACACCAAAATTTAGTATTAGAAATTTGCAAACCAGAAAATTATTCTTTGATAACACTGACTGAAAAAGCATTACAAAGCAAACATCCTTTTTTATTAGTACTTGATCAAATTTCTGATCCACATAATTTTGGAGCAATTTTACGAACTTGTGATTTGTTTAATGTTGATGGTGTTATTATTTTAGATAAACGACAAGTTGATATTAATGCTACGGTTGCAAAAACTTCTGCCGGAGCTTTTAATTATGTTCCAGTTTGTCGGGTAAATAATTTAACTACTGGGATTGAATCTTTAAAAAAACAAGGTTTTTGAATTTATGCGACAAATTTAACAACAAAAGCCCAAAAAGTAGGGAAATTAAAATATGATACACCAGTTTGTTTAATTGTTGGAAATGAAGCAACCGGTATTAGTTCAAAATTATTAAAGCATTCTGATTTTAATATTTATATTCCAACGACAGGTCATCTTGATTCTTTAAATGTATCCGTTGCAGCGGCTATTTTAATTTATCAAATTAAAATGTTGCAACAATAA
- a CDS encoding BMP family ABC transporter substrate-binding protein, with protein sequence MKKIMKVLMMVQILTTSTSFTVSCAKKYQYLCDVWVISSGGPINDKSFIQSAWEGASKFIVSQAASSPALAKWQDSSLWASYYEPSGITPSEFQTAYKVATIVGAKTLILPGFSHGLTIGWAAALTDNVIFIDGSGQNVHAKMGANEPIVDNIIGILFQKEIAGFLAGLVTAIWLNLHQAEFKQELNIATYGGMDNPIGVSNYLWGFLLAADIFNEIIKPNASYPNLQQLMPDILAVINNKIDPTIKHLLPINKVQDVLNANESWFSQSFNQGEGKIISDYLISKKASIIFPVAGPQTQDTIDYIKYKQVKTKVIGVDTAQSQIYGDEHIITSGLLNIAQATEDALANIYSSKCNYNSVTKQWDDSKTAQECWINTDQSSKTNPNWLGVEKTKWIDDSVINYLNNNAKIAKLTTTIGTIYEQINQAHFADTLRLTYQTQNQLKKDLLVMLENGLK encoded by the coding sequence ATGAAAAAAATAATGAAAGTTTTAATGATGGTACAAATACTAACAACATCGACGAGTTTTACCGTGTCTTGTGCGAAAAAATATCAGTATCTGTGTGATGTGTGAGTAATTAGTAGTGGTGGTCCCATTAATGATAAGTCTTTTATTCAGTCAGCATGAGAAGGAGCAAGTAAATTTATTGTTTCACAAGCAGCAAGTAGTCCTGCTTTAGCGAAGTGACAAGATAGTTCTTTATGGGCTAGTTATTATGAACCAAGTGGGATTACCCCCAGTGAATTTCAAACGGCATATAAAGTGGCAACTATTGTTGGGGCAAAGACGCTAATTTTACCTGGCTTTAGTCATGGTCTTACGATTGGTTGAGCGGCCGCTTTAACCGATAACGTCATTTTTATTGATGGTAGTGGGCAAAATGTGCACGCTAAGATGGGCGCTAATGAACCAATAGTTGATAATATTATTGGAATTTTATTTCAAAAAGAAATTGCTGGGTTTTTAGCTGGTCTTGTGACAGCAATTTGACTTAATTTACACCAAGCAGAATTTAAGCAAGAATTAAATATTGCAACTTATGGTGGAATGGATAATCCAATTGGAGTTTCAAATTATTTATGAGGATTTTTACTAGCGGCTGATATTTTTAATGAAATTATTAAGCCAAATGCTTCATATCCTAATTTACAACAATTAATGCCAGATATTTTAGCAGTAATTAATAATAAGATTGATCCAACCATTAAGCATTTATTACCAATTAATAAAGTTCAAGATGTTTTAAATGCTAATGAATCATGATTCTCACAGTCTTTCAACCAAGGAGAAGGAAAAATAATTTCTGATTATTTAATTAGTAAGAAGGCAAGTATTATTTTCCCAGTTGCCGGACCACAAACACAAGATACAATTGATTACATTAAATATAAGCAAGTGAAAACCAAAGTTATTGGTGTCGATACTGCCCAATCGCAAATATATGGTGATGAACATATCATTACTAGTGGTTTACTAAATATTGCCCAAGCAACGGAGGATGCTTTAGCTAATATTTATTCATCAAAATGTAATTATAATAGTGTAACTAAACAATGAGATGACAGTAAAACCGCTCAAGAATGTTGAATTAATACTGATCAATCTTCTAAAACAAATCCTAATTGATTAGGAGTCGAGAAAACAAAATGAATTGATGATAGCGTTATTAATTATCTTAACAATAATGCAAAAATTGCTAAATTAACCACCACAATTGGGACAATTTATGAACAAATCAACCAAGCTCATTTTGCTGATACGTTAAGATTAACTTATCAAACGCAAAACCAACTAAAAAAAGACTTATTAGTAATGCTAGAAAATGGTTTAAAATAA
- a CDS encoding MSC_0882 family membrane protein: MGFFNTVKSFMVKDKQHQQPPMQSEQRFGDSFNVDLIQHNNSGFTENRPYPHNMLPNQYFRPNEAYKQNQLNNMEMLYQNNNTIHPCRMNLSNQYNYYANNNKRQYPPEDQDIMHTTSPQMRSGYVEPYYNHVAAQNHPQSMPMQQQIFPRRIQQYPASANYDQYWAGPQKPERYDNPEFVGYQNDHEGYENNDNYSHQHCHPYQARVTPAYNQMPVNDQFNRSEVGYDSKGYYRGANAGQYLDDNQMMGNRMLAPPSFYQKNHFIPSTQFEAPALTNSIENKRYAYQPQLSEKQRHRHFSKDYANRLIPLEIGREIRSEKVRTLIMIIVGFFGTMIASLFIALYFISHQQELEAIMGIKARYIPHPFLTITFLLISLGLLFAGIFDLSRVRIEINSYLSNLIRGNHTIPHFLIDNYKKMTVRSIVLNWLAFPTYFFGGIILGILYGFQQHFGEEFRFGFWSWGIVDDLTAAITITIIILIVTLGVHIANIVLAKKRKANIIGYYGYEIVHPEELAALKKKTNRICLVVFIIFLIILTLVISIPWLIARRRKWSGKSFLDSWFNGNCIL; this comes from the coding sequence ATGGGTTTTTTCAATACGGTTAAGTCTTTTATGGTAAAAGATAAACAACATCAGCAACCACCAATGCAATCAGAGCAACGTTTTGGTGATAGTTTTAATGTTGATTTAATTCAACATAATAATTCTGGCTTTACAGAAAACCGCCCATATCCGCATAATATGCTGCCAAATCAATATTTTCGTCCAAATGAAGCATATAAACAAAACCAATTAAATAATATGGAAATGTTATATCAAAATAATAATACAATTCATCCGTGCCGGATGAATTTAAGTAATCAATATAATTATTATGCTAATAATAATAAGCGACAATATCCACCAGAAGACCAGGATATTATGCATACAACCTCACCTCAAATGCGATCAGGGTATGTTGAACCATATTATAATCATGTTGCTGCGCAAAATCATCCACAATCAATGCCAATGCAGCAACAAATTTTTCCACGGCGAATTCAACAATATCCGGCAAGTGCTAATTATGATCAATATTGGGCCGGACCACAAAAACCAGAGCGTTATGATAATCCGGAATTTGTTGGATATCAAAATGACCATGAAGGGTATGAAAATAATGATAATTATTCACATCAGCATTGTCATCCTTATCAAGCTCGTGTTACACCGGCATATAATCAAATGCCTGTGAATGACCAATTTAATCGTTCGGAAGTAGGGTATGATTCGAAAGGATATTATCGTGGAGCAAATGCCGGCCAATATTTGGATGATAATCAAATGATGGGGAATAGGATGCTAGCGCCACCGTCATTTTATCAAAAGAATCATTTTATCCCCTCAACACAATTTGAAGCACCAGCGTTAACAAATAGTATTGAAAATAAACGCTATGCTTATCAACCACAATTATCCGAGAAACAACGCCACCGTCATTTTAGTAAAGATTATGCTAATCGATTGATTCCGTTAGAAATTGGGCGGGAAATTCGTTCGGAAAAAGTGCGCACTTTAATTATGATTATTGTTGGTTTCTTTGGCACAATGATAGCAAGTTTATTTATTGCTTTATATTTTATTTCGCATCAGCAAGAGTTAGAAGCAATTATGGGAATTAAAGCCAGATATATTCCCCATCCTTTTTTAACAATTACTTTTTTATTAATATCTTTAGGCTTATTGTTTGCTGGTATTTTTGATTTATCACGCGTTCGGATTGAAATAAATAGTTATCTTTCGAATTTAATACGGGGTAATCACACGATTCCTCATTTCTTAATTGATAATTATAAAAAGATGACCGTTCGTAGCATTGTTTTAAATTGATTGGCTTTTCCAACTTATTTCTTTGGCGGTATTATTTTAGGAATTTTATATGGTTTCCAACAACATTTCGGGGAAGAATTCCGCTTTGGTTTCTGGAGTTGAGGCATTGTTGATGATTTAACAGCCGCCATCACCATTACCATTATTATTTTAATTGTAACGTTAGGGGTTCATATTGCGAATATTGTTTTAGCGAAAAAAAGAAAAGCAAATATTATTGGCTATTATGGTTATGAAATTGTTCATCCCGAAGAATTAGCAGCGTTAAAGAAAAAAACAAACCGGATTTGTTTAGTTGTCTTTATTATTTTCCTAATTATTTTAACCCTAGTAATTTCAATTCCATGATTAATTGCTCGTCGTCGTAAATGAAGTGGGAAGTCTTTCCTTGACAGTTGATTTAATGGTAATTGTATACTGTAA